The Latilactobacillus sakei subsp. sakei DSM 20017 = JCM 1157 genome includes a window with the following:
- the rny gene encoding ribonuclease Y: MNLDLLLILTAVIMLIVGFAVGAILQKKAHEREIDGANKTAKGIIELAEKEAATRKKEILLEAKDENHQYRSEIENELKDRRGEVQKQENRLIQREETMDRKDATLDKKERTLEEHESRLAEQAQQLKEKQAEVETLVEQQRTKLQEIAELSHDDAQKIILDETKRNLDHERAVLIKESEESAKEHADRTAKTLVAEAIQRSAADMVAETTVTVVTLPNDDMKGRIIGREGRNIRTLETLTGIDLIIDDTPEAVVLSGFDPIRREIARMTLEKLIQDGRIHPARIEEMVDKSRKEMDEQIRQIGEQAIFDVWIHTMHPDLIKILGRLHFRTSYGQNVLNHSIEVAKLTGILAAELGEDVTLAKRAGLLHDIGKALDHEVDGSHVEIGVELATRYKEPATVINAIGSHHGDIEATSIISVLVAASDAISAARPGARSESLENYIHRLEKLESITNSFKGVDHSFAIQAGREVRVIVKPEQVTDDQATVLARDVKNQIEDQLEYPGHIKVTVIRETRTVEYAK, translated from the coding sequence ATGAACTTAGATTTGCTATTAATCCTTACCGCAGTCATCATGTTAATCGTCGGTTTTGCCGTTGGTGCAATTTTGCAAAAGAAGGCCCACGAACGTGAAATTGATGGTGCAAATAAGACTGCTAAGGGAATAATCGAATTAGCTGAAAAAGAAGCGGCAACGCGTAAAAAAGAAATTCTTTTGGAAGCAAAGGATGAAAATCATCAATATCGCTCTGAAATTGAAAATGAATTGAAGGATCGACGTGGTGAAGTTCAAAAACAAGAGAATCGCTTAATACAGCGTGAAGAAACGATGGATCGGAAAGATGCGACGCTCGATAAAAAAGAACGGACACTGGAAGAACACGAAAGTCGTTTGGCTGAGCAAGCGCAACAATTAAAGGAAAAGCAAGCAGAAGTCGAAACGTTAGTTGAACAACAACGGACGAAGTTACAAGAGATTGCTGAACTTTCTCATGATGATGCGCAAAAGATCATTTTGGACGAAACAAAACGGAACTTGGATCACGAACGTGCTGTTTTAATTAAGGAAAGCGAAGAATCTGCTAAGGAACATGCTGATCGGACAGCTAAAACATTAGTTGCTGAAGCAATTCAACGTAGTGCAGCAGATATGGTTGCCGAAACAACAGTGACTGTTGTGACGCTTCCTAATGACGATATGAAGGGCCGAATTATCGGTCGCGAAGGTCGGAATATTCGAACACTTGAAACGTTAACTGGGATCGACTTAATCATCGATGATACACCAGAAGCAGTTGTTCTAAGTGGTTTCGATCCAATTAGACGTGAAATCGCACGGATGACCTTAGAGAAGTTAATTCAAGATGGTCGGATTCATCCGGCTCGCATTGAAGAAATGGTCGATAAATCACGTAAGGAAATGGATGAACAAATTCGCCAAATCGGTGAACAAGCCATTTTTGATGTCTGGATTCATACCATGCATCCAGACCTCATTAAGATTCTAGGTCGTTTACACTTCAGAACAAGTTATGGTCAAAACGTCTTGAATCACTCAATTGAGGTTGCTAAATTAACGGGGATTTTAGCTGCTGAATTAGGCGAAGATGTCACACTCGCCAAACGTGCTGGCTTATTACATGATATCGGTAAAGCACTGGATCATGAAGTTGATGGCTCACACGTTGAAATTGGTGTTGAACTTGCAACGCGTTATAAGGAACCGGCAACGGTCATTAACGCAATTGGCTCACATCATGGCGATATTGAAGCAACATCAATCATTTCAGTCTTAGTAGCTGCATCTGATGCAATTTCAGCTGCTCGTCCAGGGGCGCGTTCTGAATCACTTGAAAACTATATTCATCGTCTTGAGAAACTTGAAAGTATTACGAATAGTTTCAAAGGTGTTGATCATAGTTTTGCAATCCAAGCCGGCCGAGAAGTCCGCGTGATTGTTAAACCAGAACAAGTCACAGATGATCAAGCAACTGTCTTAGCACGTGATGTTAAAAACCAGATTGAAGATCAACTCGAATATCCTGGGCACATTAAGGTCACAGTTATCCGAGAAACAAGAACAGTTGAATATGCTAAGTAA
- the recA gene encoding recombinase RecA, whose translation MAKDERQAALDAALKKIEKNFGKGSIMRMGEKVDTQVSTVSSGSLALDEALGVGGYPRGRIVEIYGPESSGKTTVALHAVAEVQKQGGTAAYIDAENAMDPKYATALGVNIDDLLLSQPDTGEQGLEIADALVSSGAVDILVVDSVAALVPRAEIEGEMGDAHVGLQARLMSQALRKLSGTINKTKTIALFINQIREKVGVMFGNPEVTPGGRALKFYSTVRLEVRRAETIKNGTDMIGNRARIKVVKNKVAPPFKVAEVDIMYGQGISRTGELVDMAVEKDIINKSGSWYSYGSERIGQGRENAKNYLADHEDVEDEVRLKVRAAYGISDVPEEDLPTTEDEQINILPDDSTEE comes from the coding sequence TTGGCTAAAGATGAAAGACAAGCAGCACTTGATGCTGCCCTAAAGAAGATTGAAAAGAATTTTGGTAAAGGTTCAATTATGCGAATGGGTGAAAAGGTTGATACACAAGTCTCAACAGTTTCATCTGGTTCATTGGCATTGGACGAAGCGCTCGGAGTAGGTGGTTATCCTCGCGGCCGGATCGTTGAAATTTACGGTCCTGAAAGTTCAGGTAAAACAACCGTTGCGTTACATGCTGTTGCAGAAGTGCAAAAGCAAGGTGGAACGGCTGCTTATATCGATGCTGAAAATGCGATGGATCCTAAGTATGCAACAGCACTTGGCGTTAATATTGATGACTTACTCTTGTCACAACCTGATACTGGTGAACAAGGCTTAGAAATTGCTGATGCCTTGGTATCAAGTGGGGCCGTTGATATTTTAGTTGTCGATTCAGTTGCCGCTTTGGTACCACGTGCTGAAATCGAAGGTGAAATGGGTGACGCCCACGTTGGCTTACAAGCGCGTTTGATGTCACAAGCCTTACGTAAATTATCAGGGACGATTAATAAGACGAAGACGATTGCGTTATTCATTAACCAAATTCGTGAAAAAGTCGGCGTGATGTTTGGTAACCCCGAAGTCACACCAGGTGGTCGTGCTTTGAAGTTCTACTCAACTGTTCGGCTTGAAGTGCGTCGTGCTGAAACCATCAAAAATGGGACAGATATGATTGGGAACCGGGCCCGAATCAAAGTCGTTAAGAATAAGGTTGCGCCACCATTTAAGGTCGCTGAAGTTGATATCATGTACGGTCAAGGGATTTCCAGAACCGGTGAATTGGTTGATATGGCGGTCGAAAAAGACATTATCAATAAGAGTGGTTCTTGGTACTCTTATGGCTCAGAACGAATTGGCCAAGGGCGAGAAAATGCTAAGAACTATTTGGCTGATCACGAAGATGTCGAAGATGAAGTTCGTTTGAAGGTCAGAGCAGCTTATGGTATTTCAGATGTACCTGAAGAAGATCTCCCAACAACTGAAGATGAACAAATAAATATTTTACCAGATGATTCAACAGAAGAATAA
- the pgsA gene encoding CDP-diacylglycerol--glycerol-3-phosphate 3-phosphatidyltransferase — MNLPNKLTMFRIILIPIFTILLAFNVPAGEVLVAGTAIPVSELIATVIFIVASLTDLLDGKIARSQHLVTNFGKFADPLADKLLVMTAFIFLVELGAAPAWVVAIIIWRELAVTGLRLLLNQGGEVMAAAMPGKIKTTTQMLAIILLFLHNVFFANIGLPMADIMLYVCLFFTIYSGTEYFIKNRGIFKDSFSK; from the coding sequence ATGAATTTACCAAATAAATTGACGATGTTTAGAATTATTTTAATTCCTATTTTTACAATCCTATTAGCGTTTAACGTACCGGCAGGTGAAGTACTCGTTGCTGGAACGGCTATTCCAGTCAGTGAATTGATTGCAACGGTGATCTTTATTGTCGCATCATTGACGGATTTGTTAGATGGAAAAATTGCACGTTCACAACATTTGGTGACTAACTTTGGCAAATTCGCTGATCCACTAGCGGATAAGTTATTGGTAATGACAGCCTTCATCTTCCTTGTTGAACTCGGTGCAGCACCTGCTTGGGTGGTTGCGATTATTATTTGGCGTGAATTAGCAGTGACTGGCCTCAGATTACTTTTGAACCAAGGTGGGGAAGTCATGGCTGCTGCCATGCCTGGTAAGATTAAGACGACAACTCAAATGTTGGCGATTATTTTATTATTCTTGCATAACGTGTTCTTTGCAAATATCGGCTTACCAATGGCTGATATCATGTTATACGTCTGCCTATTCTTCACGATTTATTCAGGCACAGAATACTTCATCAAAAATCGTGGTATCTTCAAGGATTCATTTTCTAAATAA
- a CDS encoding helix-turn-helix domain-containing protein, translated as MNEIGQKLREARIEKGYTLDDLQQITKIQKRYLSSIEEGDFDALPGTFYVRAFIKQYAQTVGVDSEALLAEYQDKLPNAKPEEYVEKSVENQTRLTRETTDSKWSKWRGLAPQIAVVAVVIVIVGIVYGITLSNRGKNRETLTETSSSVTVSGDQSTTKKASSDDNQQKAQESKAKEASKASEQSKKEADKKAKETKLSASMTSMSGSQQAFTIKNLPNKANTLTFSAENTTAWVGLIVNGSTIWQGSVTPGTDQTTQLPAGVTQFSVKTGNGPATKMKINDTAVNLNPNNETVQVRTVNFTATLAK; from the coding sequence ATGAACGAAATTGGTCAAAAATTACGTGAAGCACGTATTGAAAAAGGTTATACATTAGATGATTTACAACAAATTACGAAAATTCAAAAACGCTATTTAAGTTCAATCGAAGAGGGCGATTTCGATGCGCTCCCTGGTACTTTTTATGTGCGTGCGTTTATTAAGCAATACGCACAAACGGTGGGTGTTGATAGTGAAGCCTTATTAGCTGAATATCAAGATAAGTTGCCTAACGCAAAACCAGAAGAATACGTTGAAAAATCAGTTGAAAATCAAACGCGATTAACACGCGAAACAACCGACTCTAAATGGTCAAAATGGCGGGGATTAGCACCACAAATCGCCGTTGTTGCTGTCGTGATTGTGATTGTTGGGATTGTCTATGGTATTACGTTAAGTAATCGTGGCAAGAATCGGGAAACATTAACTGAAACCAGTTCATCAGTGACGGTTTCAGGTGACCAATCAACAACTAAAAAAGCAAGCTCAGACGATAATCAACAAAAAGCACAAGAAAGCAAGGCCAAAGAAGCTTCTAAAGCAAGCGAACAATCTAAAAAAGAAGCTGACAAAAAAGCAAAAGAAACTAAGTTATCAGCTTCAATGACAAGTATGAGTGGTTCACAACAAGCCTTTACAATTAAAAACTTACCTAACAAAGCCAATACATTGACGTTCTCAGCTGAAAACACAACAGCTTGGGTGGGCTTAATTGTCAATGGGTCAACAATCTGGCAGGGTTCTGTTACACCAGGAACTGATCAAACAACGCAATTACCAGCTGGGGTAACACAATTCTCAGTTAAAACTGGGAACGGGCCTGCAACGAAGATGAAGATTAACGACACAGCTGTTAATTTAAATCCTAATAATGAAACAGTTCAGGTTCGAACAGTGAACTTTACAGCAACACTTGCAAAATAA